In Mytilus trossulus isolate FHL-02 chromosome 14, PNRI_Mtr1.1.1.hap1, whole genome shotgun sequence, a genomic segment contains:
- the LOC134697062 gene encoding protein mono-ADP-ribosyltransferase PARP15-like, with translation MVNQNSLDAKIGSISVNITVGSIITEKADVIVNSCPSDMRLDTRPGLSKVMYDAAGNGLKTEIDKNYPNGIKVGDLAVTGGHSLHCKKLYHGCLTSFFAKRESGMLPETVLENFVTKCLDEANKYSVKSIVFPALGTGFLKFPPKTAASNVIKAIRDFQTNNAQSSVKTVKIVIFGGTNDWTSIEQAYVSELNSAGQGQGGKLFLFIIP, from the exons ATGGTAAACCAAAATTCTCTGGATGCAAAGATTGGAAGCATAAGTGTTAACATTACAGTAGGGTCTATCATAACTGAAAAA GCTGACGTGATTGTCAATAGTTGTCCGTCTGATATGAGACTGGATACAAGACCAGGACTATCAAAAGTCATGTATGATGCTGCAGGAAATGGATTAAAGACGGAAATTGACAAAAACTATCCCAATGGTATAAAAGTTGGGGACCTTGCTGTGACTGGCGGCCATTCACTACATTGTAAAAAACTCTATCATGGGTGCTTGACATCTTTCTTTGCAAAGAGGGAAAGTGGGATGCTTCCAGAGACG GTTCTAGAAAATTTTGTGACAAAATGCCTTGACGAAGCTAATAAGTATTCTGTCAAAAGCATAGTCTTTCCAGCGCTGGGTacaggatttctgaaatttccACCCAAAACTGCTGCTTCGAATGTAATAAAGGCTATTAGAGACTTCCAGACGAATAATGCACAGTCATCTGTTAAGACGGTTAAGATTGTTATTTTTGGTGGAACAAATGATTGGACCTCCATTGAGCAG GCATACGTATCAGAATTAAATTCAGCAGGACAAGGACAAGGAGGTAAACTGTTCTTATTTATCATTCCATAA